Genomic window (Bacteroidota bacterium):
TGTTGGTATTTTTATTTTTACAGAAGGTTATCCTTTGTGGGAAGGGCTCTACAAAGCTGAAAATATGGGAAGCCCAAAAATTTCTGAATTTTTTAAGCTCTCTGATGGAATAATGGCACTAATTGTAATTCTTGCTGCTATTTTTATGTTTTGGGTTGGCGAATGGGCAGAAAAAAAATTCCCCAGAGAAGAATATTAAAAGATGGATATAATGTTGATTTTAAAAACATTATTAAGTAAAAAATAGAAAAATTATGAAAATGAAAATAAGTTCCAGAGTTTTTTTATCAATAATAATTGTAATTCTTGGATTGTTGATAGCGGCTGTGCCAGAAAAAGATGTAAAAGCCTTAAAACTAAATGCACAGGAAATGTTAGATGAACTAAAAAGTGGAGAACAATTTATTCATCCAGATCAAATTGCAAGCATGATTGTTGAAAAAGATCCTTCACTTTTATTAATTGATGTACGCACACCAGCAGAATTCTCAAAATATTCTTTGCCAGGTGCAATCAATATTCCTTTTAACGATTTGCTGTCAGATGAATGGAAAGACTATATCGATCAGGATACCTATTTGAATGTTTTTTATTCTAATGGTAATACAAAATCGAATGAAGCATGGTTAATAACCAAACAGTTAGGATATTCAAACAATTATATTCTTCTCGGTGGTTTAAATTTTTGGGTTGAAACGATTCTCAATCCAGCCGCCCCAAAAAATGAAAGTCCTGATGAAGAATTTGCAAGATACGATTTCCGAAAAGCAGCAAGTTTTGCGCTTGGTGGAGGCGGACAAATTGCTCCATCAACCGATGGACAAGCCCCCAAAAAGCCTGTGATTAGAAAACGCAAAAAGAAGAAAGGAGTGAAGGGAGGCTGTTCATAATTCATTTTTTATCATCCAGACAAATTTGTCGATATAAAAATCCATTTGATATAAGAAACCACGGAATTCTCATTTGAAGTGTTAAAGTTATATTCAGCTAACTATTTAACATAAAAAGAATTTTCATTTTTCATAGTATAATTTTAATTTTGCATTTTCGTTAAGAATGAAAATTAATATTATAAATACTTTTGAATAAAAATGAAGTTTCTTAAATTCTTGATTAGCAAGGCATTTTTTAAAAATGTTTTGTTCATTACAATAATTTCTTTTGTCATTGTTTACGGAACTTTGTTTTTCCTTGATATATTTACTCTACATGGAAAAAGCAATCCTGTACCTGATTTTTACGGATTGTCGTTGTACGAAGTTGATAGTTTGACTTTTGAAAACGATTTGCAATACGAAATAATAGACTCTGTTTATAATATCAACGAAGAAAAAGGAGTAGTTTTAGATCAAAATCCTAAACCAAATTTTCATGTAAAAAGAAACAGAACTATTTTTCTAACTATCAATGCTTTTTTTCCCGAAAGGGTGAAAGTGCCCGACCTTGTTGGAATTTCTTTGCGTGATGCAAAAGCCAAACTCGAAAGTTTTGGACTAAAAATAAATAGGATAATTGATAAGCCCGATTTGGCAAATAATAATGTTTTAGGTCAAAAAATGAATGGCATGGATATTCTCCCGGGCGAAATTGTTGAAAAGGGATCGAAAATAGATTTGATAGTCGGAAAAATCACAGATAAAAAAACATACTCGCCAAGCCTCATATCATTATCAGTTGATCAGGCTAAAATTATTTTAGATAGAGCAGAACTAAATCTTGGTGCAATTGTGTATGAAGCCTCAATCGAAAACGATATTGATTCTGCAAAAGCAAGAATATGGAAACAAGTACCTTCGCCCAGTAGCAAAAATGTTATCAGACTGGGAGGTTCAATTGATGTTTGGCTAAAAACAATAGATTCTGAGCCGGAACAAGAAGAAACTGAAAGTTTATAAAACTTATATAAATGAAAGAAAATAGAAAAATACTAATATTATTAATCCTGCTTTGTGCAAATATGAGTCTGATTTCTCAGGAAGTTCTCATTGATTTGCAAGTAAATCCGGTAATAAAAAGAAATTTAAAAAATAGCTCATTAAATCTCAATAAATCTGAATTTTCTGATACTTTAGAACTACCTTTTTTTGACGATTTTGCGAAATTAAATATTTTCCCGGACGACAGTTTGTGGCAAGACAGCGGAGTTTTCATAAACACGAGTTACCCGCTAAATCCTCCAACAATGGGAGCTGCAACTTTCGATGCTTTAGATTTTACAGGTTCACTCTATTCAAATGCTTCCTCCTCATCTTTTTTAGC
Coding sequences:
- a CDS encoding rhodanese-like domain-containing protein, translating into MKMKISSRVFLSIIIVILGLLIAAVPEKDVKALKLNAQEMLDELKSGEQFIHPDQIASMIVEKDPSLLLIDVRTPAEFSKYSLPGAINIPFNDLLSDEWKDYIDQDTYLNVFYSNGNTKSNEAWLITKQLGYSNNYILLGGLNFWVETILNPAAPKNESPDEEFARYDFRKAASFALGGGGQIAPSTDGQAPKKPVIRKRKKKKGVKGGCS
- a CDS encoding PASTA domain-containing protein, whose translation is MKFLKFLISKAFFKNVLFITIISFVIVYGTLFFLDIFTLHGKSNPVPDFYGLSLYEVDSLTFENDLQYEIIDSVYNINEEKGVVLDQNPKPNFHVKRNRTIFLTINAFFPERVKVPDLVGISLRDAKAKLESFGLKINRIIDKPDLANNNVLGQKMNGMDILPGEIVEKGSKIDLIVGKITDKKTYSPSLISLSVDQAKIILDRAELNLGAIVYEASIENDIDSAKARIWKQVPSPSSKNVIRLGGSIDVWLKTIDSEPEQEETESL